In the genome of Fructilactobacillus hinvesii, the window CATTGAACCGTGTCGGCTGAAATCATAAAGTACTTCATGAGGGTTGGGTACGCCGTCGAAAGCGACGATTGACTGATAGACATCGTAAAGGTTCCAACCAACATGGTTGCAATGAATAACCACCGGGTCAACGGCTTCATTGGGGTTTCCGTTTTCATATAAACCATCCTTTCAAAAGCAATCATTTGCCGATAATCATTATAAACCAGTTAAATTGCAAAAGAAATAGGGAACGTTCTTCACGTTCCCCATTCTTTTTTAGAAATTGATACTGCCTTGAACCCGTGGATATGGAATCACGTCACGAATGTTATCCATTCCAGTTACATACATTAGTAAACGTTCAAACCCAATTCCAAAGCCGGAGTGCTTCGTGCCTCCGTACTTTCTGAGTTCTAAGTACCAGTCATATTCTGATTCTGGTAAGTTGAATTCGTGTAGTTTGGCTAGCAAAACGTCTTCACGTTCTTCCCGTTGACTTCCACCGACCAGTTCTCCAATCCGCGGAACCAAGAGGTCTACAGCGGCAACCGTCTTTTGATCCTCATTGTCCCGCATGTAAAAGGCCTTGATTTCTCGAGGATAGTCGGTTACAAAGACGGGCTTATGAAAGACCTGTTCGGCGAGATACTGTTCGTGTTCAGCCTTTAAGTCAATCCCCCACTTCACTGGGAACTTGAAGTTAACATCGGCATGTTCCAAGCGGTCAATAGCTTCGGTGTAAGTAATCCGGGCGAAGGGCTCAGCGACCGTTTGGTGCAGACGCTCTAACAGATTTTCATCGACGTGGTCGTTTAGAAATTGCAAATCTGCTTGCGCGTGGTCTAACAAGTATTGAACCACGTACTGCAACAGACCTTCAATTTCGTCAATGGTTTCTGGAAGTCCTGCAAAGGCCATTTCCGGTTCAATCATCCAAAATTCAGCGGCATGGCGCTTGGTGTGGGAATCTTCGGCCCGAAAAGTGGGGCCAAAGGTATAGACGTTGCGAAAGGCCAGCGCAAATGGTTCCACTTGCAGTTGCCCACTCACGGTCAGGTTGGTTTCCTGACCAAAGAAGTCCTGCGAGAAATCCGTCTTGCCGTTAGCATCTTGCTCCGGATGATCAGGATCTAACGTGGTAACCCGGAACATTTCTCCCGCCCCTTCGGCATCACTACTAGTGATGATCGGGGTGTTCACGTACACGAAGTCATGGTGTTGCAGGTATTCGTGAATCGCAAAGGCCGCCATGGAACGAATCTTAAAGACCGCGTAGAAAGTATTAGTTCGAGGCCGAAGGTGGGCAATCGTCCGCAGGTATTCGAGCGAATGGGCCTTCTTTTGCAGGGGGTAATCTGGATCAGAAATCCCTTCAATCACAACCTCATCCGCGTGTAATTCAAACGGCTGGGGTGCGTCTGGTGTTTCTACTAGTTTCCCCGTAATTTTAACCGTGGAACTAATTGGTAACTTGATTACATCCTCAAAATTTTCCAGCTGATCCCGCTTAGCAATCACCTGTACGTTTTTGATGTAGGAACCATCGTTTACCTCAATAAAGGCAATCTTTTTTGAATTTCGAATCGTCCGCACCCAACCAGAAACCGTAATTGGTGCACTGGTAAAATCACGCTGTTCTGTATATAAATCTTTTACTAAAACATCCATCGTCTTACGCTCCTCCTTTAAACTAACCGGTTCAAGCCAAAAGAAAAAGACCTCGTCACAAGGGACGAGATCTTCGCGGTACCACCCAAATTGTTTTTCTCAGAAAAACCAACTCTAGTTCGTAATAACGGTCGAACTACCGGTTCCGCGGTGTCTGCATGACACTTTCCAGGTGTTAATTGTAAGTGCTGTCTACTGGGCTTCCACCATTTCCCAGCTCGCTGAACACAGTCCTACTTACGCTCGTCCTGACACGGTCTTAATTTAATTTCAATATACAATATTACCCGTCAAAACGCAATCATTTTCAAAGGAAGCTAGTCTTTTCGTTGCGCCACGCAGGTTCCCTCTGGAACCACGAAGTCCTTTTGGATCAGCGTTAACTTACCAGACGTTGCATCTCGTTGAAAAAGAGTGGCATTGTCGGTGTTTTGGTTGGCTACAATCAGAAATTCTTCCGTCCGGTTAAAGTTAAAGTCCCGAGGAAATTCGCCTTCCGTTGAAACCCGTTGAATTTGTTCGAGGTGTCCGTTGGGTTGAACCGCAAACACAACGATGCTGTCATTCCCCCGGTTGGAAACGTAAACAAAGCGGTGATCGCTAGAAAGGTGAATGGCGGCTGCACCGTTGTGTTCCGTCCAATCAGCTGGAATCGTAGAAACAACCTGTTCAATTTCAAACTGTGCCGTTTCTTCGTTGTAGTTTAAAACCGCTACTTTACTGCTCAGTTCACCGACCAGGTAAGCCTTTCCGAGTTCTTCAATGTAAGTAATGTGCCGGGGGCCAAAGCCTGGTTCAAGCGTTAATTCGCTGACCAGCTTCATCTTCCCTTCGGGGGTAAGATCGTACAGAAAAATCTGGTCTAACCCCAGGTCACAAACCACTAACCGACCATCAAACGAGATGTCAACATAGTGGGGGTGCGGTCCATCAGCTTGTTCCGGCTTCGGACCAACCTTTCCCTCATCGTGAACTCGATCCGTAGCCGCAAGTAAACCGTTCGGTCCAATCTTAAAGATGGTTACGTCTCCAGTATGGTAGTTCGCAGTGTAAACATTTTGCCGTTTTTCATCCACCGTAATGTAAGCGGGACTACTACCAACTTCCACAATTTTTTGCATTTCTTTTGCTGGCATGGTCGTTCCATCTAAATCAACCACCCCACCGTGTAATTCATCATCTTCCATGACCCGTTCCACGGCGTAAATCCGGCGGGCCTTTGATTCAGCCACGTAGGTCGGAGAACCGGCTTTCGCAACTAACTGTAAGTTTTGCAAAGCCGGCTTGTCCGTATCCAATTCAATTTGATAAATTCCCTTACTTTGATTCTTGGTATACGTTCCAATCAGAAATTTTTCAATCATATTTTCTGCCTCCAACTCATTTTTGTTCATTGTATCACAATACTTAAACCCCGGCAAAGTGCTTATCCGATGTGATTTTCCTTTAAAATCATCGCCACTTCATGCTCCATCTCAGGCGTCCGTTGCCATTCTTGAAACTCCTGAAAGTCCTCATCAGGCATCGTAAAGTGTTGGTTAATGTAATTTTCATAGTTTTCGACGTGCACTGAATGGGGAATATTCAGCTGTAAGATGCGCACCTCGCGTAAAAGCTTTCGTTCTACCGCTAGTTCAGCCCGCCCGTTTTGTACCATGTTGCTAATTTCGACGTACTTGCTGCCATCCAACCGGGTGATTTCTTCAATCAAAGTTAAGGTTTCGTGACTTTTTTGTGTCATCGTCTGCTCCTACTTTACCAGTGCCGTTTGTGAACCGTGCGTAATCCGCGTCGGTCTGCGCTCAGTTTGTTTTGTTGTTGCTTGAATTTTTGCCAGGTCGTTTCCTTGCGATCATGTTTATTTTGTTTGGTCCGTTTTGTGTATTTCATCTCTGTCACCTTCTTTTATTCGTAAAAAAGAAAAGAATTGCAACCACAATTCTTTTCCCACTAATTTAATTATACAATTTTTTATTCAACCGTAACACTCTTAGCTAAGTTCCGTGGTAGGTCAACGTTTAAGCCCTTGTTCAAACTAGTGTAGTAAGCCAACAGTTGGGCGGGAATTACACTTAAGAGCGGTGTAAGTAGTTCGTCAACGTCCGGAATAATGAAGGTATCATCAGGACGAGCTAGACTCTTTTTCACGATGGATAAGGTCTTGGCTCCCCGAGCCGCCGTTTCCTCCAAGTTACTCCGAGTTAAACCGGCCGTTTTGGCTTGAGTAATAATTCCAATGACCGGAGTCCCTTGTTCAATCAAAGCAATCGTGCCGTGCTTTAATTCTCCAGAGGCAAATCCTTCTGCGTGCACGTAGGAAATTTCCTTTAATTTCAAAGCGGCTTCGATGGAAACGGTGTAATCAATCCCCCGCCCAATGTAAAAAGCTTGGTTGGCTTTTACAAAGTATTCCTGAGCAATTTGATTAATTTCGTTCTTTTCGTCTACGATACTTTGCATTCCTTGAGCGACAAGTGCTAACTGGTTCTTCAAATCAAAATCTAAGGCAGCTTGTTTCCCCTTTGCTTCCCCAACGGCCTTGGCCAGGATGGCTTCTAGCGCAATTTGAGCGGTGTAAGCCTTCGTAGAGGCAACCGAAATTTCTGGACCTGCTTGTAATAACAACGTAAAGGTTGATTCCCGTGACAACGTTGAGTTAGCCACGTTCGTAATCGTGAGGCTCGGTAATTTTTGCTTGTTAACGTTTACTAATACCTGCCGGCTGTCAGCCGTTTCTCCACTTTGGGAAAGGAAAATGAAGAATGGTTTTTCAGAAAGTAACGGCTCTTCGTAGGCAAATTCGGAAGCCACGTGCACTTCGGCTGGAATCCCGGTTAGTTTTTCTAGTTGCATTTTCCCAACTAACCCTGCGTGATAACTAGTTCCAGCTCCCACAATGTAAATCCGATCCGACCCTTTAATACTATCAATTAGGTCTTGATCAAGGGTTGGGTGTCCTGCTTGATCCAAGTATTCAGCAGAGAGTTTCCGCATTACGTTTGGTTGTTCGTCGATTTCCTTAAGCATGTAGTACGGGTAGGTTCCCTTGTCAGAAGCACTTGGGTCTACGCTTACCTCGAAGGTTTCACGTTCTACAACGTTTCCGTTAGCGTCGTTCACAATGACTTCATCGGGCTTCACGATGCACATGTCCCCGTCTTGGATTTCTAAGAAGGTGTGCGTTACGTTCAACATGGCAATTGAGTCCGAGCAAACCACGTTGCATCCATCCCCCAGTCCAATTAACATAGGACTCTTGTTTTTAGCGACGTAAATCGTTTCTGGTTCTTCTTTATCCATCAACATAAAGGCGTAAGAAGAGTTTTCCAAGAGCGACAGGGTCTTAGTGAAGGCATCCTTGGTGCTCATGCCGTCTTTCACAAATTTATCGATTAATTGAACGACCACTTCTGTATCAGTTTGGCTGTGGAAATGAACGTCTTGTAAATATTGATCCTTTAGTTCTTGGAAGTTTTCAATCACACCGTTGTGAACCAGGTAGAAACGTTCATCGCTAGAAAATTGGGGGTGGGCATTTTCAATCGTTACCCCACCGTGGGTAGCCCAGCGCGTATGACCAATTCCGGCAGTTCCCTGCACTTCTGGTCCAATCTTTTTCCGTAAATCAGCGATGCTCCCAGTGGTTTTTACTAGGTAGTTCGTTCCATCCGGTTGATCAACAAAGATTCCAGCTGAATCATAGCCCCGGTACTGTAGCTTTTCTAATCCGCTGACTAAAATTTCAGTAGCATCTTTATTTCCGGTTACTCCAACTACTCCACACATAATTAACGTCCTCGTTTCTAAATTGGTATAGATGTTTTAAAATGCTTTTGTTTGTCAACACAATTTATATATTAGTGTTTTCATTGGTCCTTGTCAAACTATAACTTGAAATTGGTCTATGCCTAGTAGAAAAAAGAACGATTCATAACGAACCGTTCTTTAGACCCTATTGATTAGCTTTTTTAACGACGTCAGCAATTTGGTTGGCGTATTTTTGACTGTCTTCTTGGGTCGCAGCTTCGACCATCACCCGGAGTAATGGTTCCGTTCCGCTCGGCCGAACTAAAATCCGCCCGTTCCCGTTCATTTCAGCTTCGACCCGTTCCATTTCGGCTTGCACAGCAGGGGCATCCATGGCGTGCTTCTTATCAACCACCCGCACGTTCACCAAACTTTGGGGATACTTGTGCACCTCAACGGCTAGTTCTGAGAGTGGCTTTCCGGTTGCCTGCATGATTGCCATCAATTGCAGACTAGTCAGCATCCCATCTCCGGTCGTGTTAAAGTCCAAAAAGACGATGTGGCCGGATTGTTCTCCACCAAGGTTGTAGCCACTCCGGTTCATTTCTTCCACTACGTACCGGTCGCCGACCTTCGTCTTCACACTCTTTAAGCCGTGCGCTTCCATGGCCTTGTACATTCCGAGGTTACTCATGACGGTCGTAACAATTGTATCTTGTTTCAACCGGCCGTGTTCATCCATGTATTTACCACAGATGTACATGATTTTATCCCCATCAACGATGTTGCCAAGTTCATCGACCGCAATGCAGCGATCACCGTCTCCATCAAAGGCAATTCCCAGCTGGGCTCCTTCGGCAACGACCAATTTTTGGAGTTGCTCTGGATGAGTAGAACCAACTTGGTCGTTAATGTTAATCCCGTTGGGGGTAGTTGCCATCGTCGTAAAGTCCAGGCCTAAATCAGCGTACAAACGAGGGACCAAGGAACTCGTGGCTCCGTTCGCCGCATCCACAACCACCTTCATGCCGTCTAGGTTGTCGTTGATCGTTTGGGCCAAGAAATGGAGGTATTTTTGCCCTGCTTCTGTATAGTTATCGGCCGTCCCTAGCCCAGCTGCTGCCGGGCGTGGCAGTTCATCAACCGGATTTTCCAGCATGGTTTCAATATCAGCTTCAATGTCATCGGAAAGCTTGTAGCCATCTCCACCAAAAAACTTAATCCCATTATATTCGGCTGGATTATGGGAAGCAGTGATCATCACGCCAGCATCAGCATCTTGATCCCGCACGAGGTAAGCGACTCCCGGGGTAGTCACAATTCCTAACCGTAAAACTTCAATTCCAACGGACAAAAGGCCCGCTACCAAGGCATCCTCTAGCATTTGTCCAGAAATCCGCGTGTCGCGTGATACCAGCACTCGCGGTTGGTGGCTTTCTGCGCTCCGCTTCGTCAAAGCATAGCCACCGGCTCGACCGGCCCGAAAGGCCAGCTCTGGGGTTAATTCTTGATTTGCGACTCCACGAATTCCATCAGTTCCAAAATATTTCATTTTTACTCCTTTATACGCTTCAAATTATTTTTCCTCATCATTTTTGGGGGTTTCTTTTTGTACGGTAAATTTAACGTTCGTCGTTGATGGGGAAATCACCACGTTAACGGTTTTACCGTGATCATCAACGGCATCAATAATGGCCGTCTTGGTCGTTGATTTTCGGACATCATCCGGTAGGTTAACCTTGGCAACCACCTTGGCAATCCGTTCCATCTCATTTTCTGGTCCCGTCACGTTAACCTGTTTTAGGTCTTGTTCCACTTTGACAACTTTGTACCCTTCCATGATTTGGTTTTTATCGTACTCCACGTTTACCGGATAGGTCTTCGTTTTACGTGGTTGAATGTTCACCGTGATGGTGGCCGGTTTAATCGTAGCTTGTAGCTCTGAGTTTAATCCGGTTTGTTGCAGGCGAACCGTGTGCTTTCCAGGGCCTAAGTCGTTTAAATCTGCAATTACCTTAAAGTTCCGGGTGTTGGCCGTTGTAGTTACGAGCGCTGC includes:
- a CDS encoding lactonase family protein; its protein translation is MIEKFLIGTYTKNQSKGIYQIELDTDKPALQNLQLVAKAGSPTYVAESKARRIYAVERVMEDDELHGGVVDLDGTTMPAKEMQKIVEVGSSPAYITVDEKRQNVYTANYHTGDVTIFKIGPNGLLAATDRVHDEGKVGPKPEQADGPHPHYVDISFDGRLVVCDLGLDQIFLYDLTPEGKMKLVSELTLEPGFGPRHITYIEELGKAYLVGELSSKVAVLNYNEETAQFEIEQVVSTIPADWTEHNGAAAIHLSSDHRFVYVSNRGNDSIVVFAVQPNGHLEQIQRVSTEGEFPRDFNFNRTEEFLIVANQNTDNATLFQRDATSGKLTLIQKDFVVPEGTCVAQRKD
- the glmS gene encoding glutamine--fructose-6-phosphate transaminase (isomerizing), coding for MCGVVGVTGNKDATEILVSGLEKLQYRGYDSAGIFVDQPDGTNYLVKTTGSIADLRKKIGPEVQGTAGIGHTRWATHGGVTIENAHPQFSSDERFYLVHNGVIENFQELKDQYLQDVHFHSQTDTEVVVQLIDKFVKDGMSTKDAFTKTLSLLENSSYAFMLMDKEEPETIYVAKNKSPMLIGLGDGCNVVCSDSIAMLNVTHTFLEIQDGDMCIVKPDEVIVNDANGNVVERETFEVSVDPSASDKGTYPYYMLKEIDEQPNVMRKLSAEYLDQAGHPTLDQDLIDSIKGSDRIYIVGAGTSYHAGLVGKMQLEKLTGIPAEVHVASEFAYEEPLLSEKPFFIFLSQSGETADSRQVLVNVNKQKLPSLTITNVANSTLSRESTFTLLLQAGPEISVASTKAYTAQIALEAILAKAVGEAKGKQAALDFDLKNQLALVAQGMQSIVDEKNEINQIAQEYFVKANQAFYIGRGIDYTVSIEAALKLKEISYVHAEGFASGELKHGTIALIEQGTPVIGIITQAKTAGLTRSNLEETAARGAKTLSIVKKSLARPDDTFIIPDVDELLTPLLSVIPAQLLAYYTSLNKGLNVDLPRNLAKSVTVE
- the glmM gene encoding phosphoglucosamine mutase, with translation MKYFGTDGIRGVANQELTPELAFRAGRAGGYALTKRSAESHQPRVLVSRDTRISGQMLEDALVAGLLSVGIEVLRLGIVTTPGVAYLVRDQDADAGVMITASHNPAEYNGIKFFGGDGYKLSDDIEADIETMLENPVDELPRPAAAGLGTADNYTEAGQKYLHFLAQTINDNLDGMKVVVDAANGATSSLVPRLYADLGLDFTTMATTPNGININDQVGSTHPEQLQKLVVAEGAQLGIAFDGDGDRCIAVDELGNIVDGDKIMYICGKYMDEHGRLKQDTIVTTVMSNLGMYKAMEAHGLKSVKTKVGDRYVVEEMNRSGYNLGGEQSGHIVFLDFNTTGDGMLTSLQLMAIMQATGKPLSELAVEVHKYPQSLVNVRVVDKKHAMDAPAVQAEMERVEAEMNGNGRILVRPSGTEPLLRVMVEAATQEDSQKYANQIADVVKKANQ
- a CDS encoding YbbR-like domain-containing protein yields the protein MHRFFNSKAFALLLSFVIAVGLFLIVNQAKLGNPNSRSTQANQQLTSDTKKQISVPLQLNVNSEKYFVIGYPEQVQVQLKGPAALVTTTANTRNFKVIADLNDLGPGKHTVRLQQTGLNSELQATIKPATITVNIQPRKTKTYPVNVEYDKNQIMEGYKVVKVEQDLKQVNVTGPENEMERIAKVVAKVNLPDDVRKSTTKTAIIDAVDDHGKTVNVVISPSTTNVKFTVQKETPKNDEEK
- the asnS gene encoding asparagine--tRNA ligase; this encodes MDVLVKDLYTEQRDFTSAPITVSGWVRTIRNSKKIAFIEVNDGSYIKNVQVIAKRDQLENFEDVIKLPISSTVKITGKLVETPDAPQPFELHADEVVIEGISDPDYPLQKKAHSLEYLRTIAHLRPRTNTFYAVFKIRSMAAFAIHEYLQHHDFVYVNTPIITSSDAEGAGEMFRVTTLDPDHPEQDANGKTDFSQDFFGQETNLTVSGQLQVEPFALAFRNVYTFGPTFRAEDSHTKRHAAEFWMIEPEMAFAGLPETIDEIEGLLQYVVQYLLDHAQADLQFLNDHVDENLLERLHQTVAEPFARITYTEAIDRLEHADVNFKFPVKWGIDLKAEHEQYLAEQVFHKPVFVTDYPREIKAFYMRDNEDQKTVAAVDLLVPRIGELVGGSQREEREDVLLAKLHEFNLPESEYDWYLELRKYGGTKHSGFGIGFERLLMYVTGMDNIRDVIPYPRVQGSINF